The Macaca fascicularis isolate 582-1 chromosome 1, T2T-MFA8v1.1 genome includes a window with the following:
- the CSF1 gene encoding macrophage colony-stimulating factor 1 isoform X2, translating to MTAPGAAGRCPPTTWLGSLLLLVCLLASRSITEEVSEYCSHMIGSGHLQSLQRLIDSQMETSCQITFEFVDQEQLKDPVCYLKKAFLLVQDIMEDTMRFRDNTPNAIAIVQLQELSLRLKSCFTKDYEEHDKACVRTFYETPLQLLEKVKNVFNETKNLLDKDWNIFSKNCNNSFAECSGQGHERQREGSSSPQLQESVFHLLVPSVILVLLAVGGLLFYRRRRRSRQEPQRADSPLEQPEGSPLTQDEDRQVELPV from the exons ATGACCGCGCCGGGCGCCGCCGGGCGCTGCCCTCCCACG ACATGGCTGGGCTCCCTGCTGTTGTTGGTCTGTCTCCTGGCGAGCAGGAGTATCACCGAGGAGGTGTCGGAGTACTGTAGCCACATGATTGGGAGTGGACACCTGCAGTCTCTGCAGCGGCTG ATTGACAGTCAGATGGAGACCTCGTGCCAAATTACCTTTGAGTTTGTAGACCAGGAACAGTTG AAAGATCCGGTGTGCTACCTTAAGAAGGCATTTCTCCTGGTACAAGACATAATGGAGGACACCATGCGCTTCAGAGACAACACCCCCAATGCCATCGCCATTGTGCAGCTGCAGGAACTCTCTTTGAGGCTGAAGAGCTGCTTCACCAAGGATTATGAAGAGCATGACAAG GCCTGCGTCCGAACTTTCTATGAGACACCTCTCCAGTTGCTGGAGAAGGTCAAGAATGTCTTTAATGAAACAAAGAATCTTCTTGACAAGGACTGGAATATTTTCAGCAAGAACTGCAACAACAGCTTTGCTGAATGCTCCGGCCAAG GCCATGAGAGGCAGCGCGAGGGATCCTCCAGCCCGCAGCTCCAGGAGTCTGTCTTCCACCTGCTGGTGCCCAGTGTCATCCTGGTCTTGCTGGCTGTCGGAGGCCTCTTGTTCTACAGGCGGAGGCGGCGG AGCCGTCAAGAGCCTCAGAGAGCGGATTCTCCCTTGGAGCAGCCAGAAGGCAG CCCCCTGACTCAGGATGAGGACAGACAGGTGGAACTGCCAGTGTAG
- the CSF1 gene encoding macrophage colony-stimulating factor 1 isoform X1: MTAPGAAGRCPPTTWLGSLLLLVCLLASRSITEEVSEYCSHMIGSGHLQSLQRLIDSQMETSCQITFEFVDQEQLKDPVCYLKKAFLLVQDIMEDTMRFRDNTPNAIAIVQLQELSLRLKSCFTKDYEEHDKACVRTFYETPLQLLEKVKNVFNETKNLLDKDWNIFSKNCNNSFAECSGQDVVTKPDCNCLYPKAIPSSDPASVSPHQPLAPSMAPMAGLTWDDSEGTEGSSLLPGEQPLRTVDPGSAKQRPPRSTCQSLEPPETPVVKDSTIGGSPQPRPSVRAFNTGMEDILDSAMGTNWAPEEASGEASEIPVSQGTELYPSRPGGGSMQTEPAKPSNFLSASSPLPASAKGQQLADVTGTTLPRVGPMRPTGQDWNHTPQKTDHPSALLRDPPEPGSPRTSPPRPQGLSNPSTLSAQPQLSRSHSSGSVLPLGELEGRRSTRDRRSPAEPEGGPTSEGAAGPLARFNSVPLTDTGHERQREGSSSPQLQESVFHLLVPSVILVLLAVGGLLFYRRRRRSRQEPQRADSPLEQPEGSPLTQDEDRQVELPV, translated from the exons ATGACCGCGCCGGGCGCCGCCGGGCGCTGCCCTCCCACG ACATGGCTGGGCTCCCTGCTGTTGTTGGTCTGTCTCCTGGCGAGCAGGAGTATCACCGAGGAGGTGTCGGAGTACTGTAGCCACATGATTGGGAGTGGACACCTGCAGTCTCTGCAGCGGCTG ATTGACAGTCAGATGGAGACCTCGTGCCAAATTACCTTTGAGTTTGTAGACCAGGAACAGTTG AAAGATCCGGTGTGCTACCTTAAGAAGGCATTTCTCCTGGTACAAGACATAATGGAGGACACCATGCGCTTCAGAGACAACACCCCCAATGCCATCGCCATTGTGCAGCTGCAGGAACTCTCTTTGAGGCTGAAGAGCTGCTTCACCAAGGATTATGAAGAGCATGACAAG GCCTGCGTCCGAACTTTCTATGAGACACCTCTCCAGTTGCTGGAGAAGGTCAAGAATGTCTTTAATGAAACAAAGAATCTTCTTGACAAGGACTGGAATATTTTCAGCAAGAACTGCAACAACAGCTTTGCTGAATGCTCCGGCCAAG ATGTGGTGACCAAGCCTGATTGCAACTGCCTGTACCCCAAAGCCATCCCTAGCAGTGACCCGGCCTCTGTCTCCCCTCATCAACCCCTCGCCCCCTCCATGGCCCCTATGGCTGGCTTGACCTGGGATGACTCTGAGGGAACTGAGGGCAGCTCCCTCTTGCCTGGTGAGCAGCCCCTGCGCACAGTGGATCCAGGCAGTGCCAAGCAGCGACCACCCAGGAGCACCTGCCAGAGCCTTGAGCCGCCAGAGACCCCGGTTGTCAAGGACAGCACCATCggtggctcaccacagcctcgccCCTCTGTCAGGGCCTTCAACACCGGGATGGAGGATATTCTTGATTCGGCAATGGGCACTAACTGGGCCCCAGAAGAAGCCTCTGGAGAGGCCAGTGAGATTCCTGTGTCCCAAGGGACAGAGCTTTACCCCTCCAGGCCAGGAGGGGGCAGCATGCAGACAGAGCCCGCCAAACCCAGCAACTTCCTCTCAGCATCTTCTCCACTCCCTGCATCAGCAAAGGGCCAACAGCTGGCAGATGTAACTGGTACCACTTTGCCCAGGGTGGGCCCCATGAGGCCCACTGGCCAGGACTGGAATCACACCCCCCAGAAGACAGACCATCCATCTGCCCTGCTGAGAGACCCCCCGGAGCCAGGCTCTCCCAGGACCTCACCACCACGCCCCCAAGGCCTCAGCAACCCCTCCACTCTCTCTGCTCAGCCACAGCTTTCCAGAAGCCACTCCTCGGGCAGCGTGCTGCCCCTTGGGGagctggagggcaggaggagcaCCAGGGATCGGAGGAGCCCCGCAGAGCCGGAAGGAGGACCAACAAGTGAAGGGGCAGCCGGGCCCCTGGCCCGTTTTAACTCCGTTCCTTTGACTGACACAGGCCATGAGAGGCAGCGCGAGGGATCCTCCAGCCCGCAGCTCCAGGAGTCTGTCTTCCACCTGCTGGTGCCCAGTGTCATCCTGGTCTTGCTGGCTGTCGGAGGCCTCTTGTTCTACAGGCGGAGGCGGCGG AGCCGTCAAGAGCCTCAGAGAGCGGATTCTCCCTTGGAGCAGCCAGAAGGCAG CCCCCTGACTCAGGATGAGGACAGACAGGTGGAACTGCCAGTGTAG